One genomic window of Pseudomonas chlororaphis subsp. piscium includes the following:
- a CDS encoding transporter substrate-binding domain-containing protein, with translation MKTLLRYFGLAACLLGQLGSVSPVQAAVQTLNLFGRSNGELPSVVLDEADWRWLRDKGSLRLGASLPDSAPFGMITGGQDYEGITADYAALLAGMLHIKIEVLRYDSQAEAMRALRDGELDLVGTVNSFDGTDPELALTSAYVQAPSVLVTRSGAGQVLAPDLAGNRLAIVDHVQPTDAVTANYPKAALQLHSSAQSAIGAVAFNQADAYLGDAVSTHYLVGKYFLNDVYLTTLSSVFSTHFSFALNQRNGQLLQIINAALEVIPISDRMTILHRWGAGDLNVAGLDSLQFTVAEQRWMQKHPRLTVAVNDSLPPVSFFDGQGEFRGIGAEVLAKVSQRTGLKFDVLRSSSMEKLVEQVRAGNADLIAAFTPSTVREGELRFTRPYMTSPFVLITQNEAGSAQSLEGMVGKRLAMRRGNALQEYIRETFPGIQLVETATSAEALALVDKGEADGALNSLINGRYMILRQYRDRLRVAGVVGPLSAQTGFATDRGALELYSILDKALQSIPPEELDELTSRWRHDVVIDNDSWLHHRSAVIQGFVIFALLLILALFWIVHLRKLVSIREKAELALNDQMEFMRALIDGTPHPIYVRDREGRLISCNSAYLDALGLPREAVMGKRLIDSPVVGHSDAQTFQAEYVKVMESGTRWIKDRTYTHSDGVVHTVYHWMLPYHTSEGVVMGIIAGWINISDRQRLMDQLQSAKKSADDANRAKTTFLATMSHEIRTPMNAVIGMLELAMKKADQGVMDRFAIEVASGAARGLLDLIGDILDIARIESGRLSLTPERASLRELVESVVRMFEGVARQKGVRLLLDFDLKACRDVLIDPLRFKQILSNLLSNAIKFTDEGEVRLSVQTVLGVCGERLAIHVQVKDSGIGISAEDQALLFNPFGQARNNHQSARGGSGLGLVISRTLCEMMDGHLHLTSVPGKGTQIDIRLDLLILQPVPAAESPAAVLTDQASVLNILVIDDYPANRLLLSQQLSYLGHSVSDAEDGAHGLRAWRNGHFDVVITDCNMPVMNGYELTRAIRDEEKSSGAEPCLILGLTANAQPEEKDRCLAEGMDDCLFKPISLGDLSARLASVQSGAEPSTDGAPSPVFEGDINLSSLQQLTHGDHNAIRKLLGDLASSNEEDMLRLIKLFGEHDLSGLSSLAHRVKGGARLIKAGSLILCCEQLETVCMGADSAALTEAVDALQQAMEQLAHTLERHMADPDAVERGAGVAVD, from the coding sequence ATGAAAACTCTTCTGCGTTACTTTGGGCTGGCCGCCTGTCTGCTCGGTCAGTTGGGGAGTGTTTCGCCGGTACAGGCTGCGGTGCAAACCCTGAACCTCTTCGGTCGTTCGAATGGCGAACTGCCTTCGGTCGTTCTGGATGAGGCGGACTGGCGCTGGTTGCGCGATAAAGGATCACTGCGTCTGGGTGCATCGCTGCCGGACAGCGCGCCCTTCGGCATGATTACTGGAGGCCAGGACTACGAGGGCATCACGGCCGATTATGCCGCGCTGCTGGCCGGCATGTTGCACATCAAGATCGAAGTGCTTCGTTATGATTCCCAGGCCGAGGCAATGCGGGCGCTGAGGGACGGTGAGCTGGATCTGGTGGGTACCGTCAACAGTTTCGATGGGACAGATCCAGAGCTGGCGCTCACCAGTGCCTATGTGCAGGCCCCGTCGGTGCTGGTGACGCGCAGCGGCGCCGGCCAGGTGCTGGCGCCAGACCTGGCTGGCAACCGCCTTGCCATCGTTGATCACGTTCAGCCGACGGACGCGGTCACCGCGAACTACCCCAAGGCTGCGCTACAGCTGCACTCATCGGCCCAGAGCGCGATCGGCGCCGTGGCATTCAATCAGGCAGATGCGTATCTGGGCGATGCCGTCAGTACCCATTATCTGGTCGGCAAATACTTCCTCAATGACGTCTACCTGACGACGTTGTCGAGTGTGTTCAGCACGCATTTCTCGTTCGCCCTGAATCAGCGCAACGGTCAGCTCCTGCAGATCATCAATGCAGCGCTGGAGGTGATCCCGATCAGCGATCGCATGACGATCCTGCATCGGTGGGGGGCAGGGGACCTCAACGTTGCCGGCCTTGATTCTCTCCAGTTCACCGTAGCCGAACAACGCTGGATGCAAAAGCACCCTCGGCTGACCGTGGCCGTCAACGACAGTCTCCCGCCGGTCTCCTTTTTTGATGGGCAGGGCGAATTCCGGGGCATCGGCGCCGAGGTGCTGGCCAAGGTCAGCCAGCGCACCGGTCTGAAATTCGATGTCCTGCGCAGCAGCTCGATGGAGAAACTGGTCGAGCAGGTCCGGGCCGGCAATGCGGATCTGATCGCGGCCTTCACCCCCAGCACGGTCCGTGAAGGCGAACTGCGGTTCACCCGGCCTTATATGACCAGCCCGTTTGTCCTGATCACGCAGAACGAGGCGGGCAGCGCGCAATCCCTTGAGGGCATGGTTGGCAAGCGACTGGCGATGCGGCGCGGCAATGCGTTGCAGGAGTACATTCGTGAGACATTCCCGGGTATCCAATTGGTCGAGACAGCGACGTCGGCCGAGGCCTTGGCGTTGGTGGACAAAGGCGAGGCGGACGGTGCCCTCAATTCGCTGATCAACGGGCGCTACATGATTCTGCGTCAGTACCGCGACCGTCTGCGGGTGGCCGGTGTGGTCGGTCCGCTGTCGGCCCAGACGGGTTTCGCCACCGATCGTGGGGCGCTGGAACTGTATTCGATTCTGGACAAGGCCCTGCAAAGCATTCCTCCGGAGGAGCTGGATGAACTGACGAGCCGATGGCGCCACGACGTGGTGATTGATAACGACAGCTGGCTGCACCATCGCTCGGCGGTCATCCAGGGGTTTGTCATTTTCGCGCTGTTGCTGATTCTGGCGCTGTTCTGGATCGTTCATCTGCGCAAACTGGTGTCTATCCGTGAAAAGGCCGAACTGGCGCTCAACGATCAGATGGAGTTCATGAGGGCCTTGATCGATGGCACGCCCCATCCGATTTACGTACGCGACCGTGAAGGTCGACTGATCAGTTGCAACTCGGCCTACCTGGACGCGCTGGGCCTGCCGCGCGAAGCCGTGATGGGCAAGCGACTGATCGACAGCCCGGTGGTTGGGCATTCCGATGCTCAGACGTTCCAGGCCGAATACGTCAAGGTCATGGAGAGCGGCACGCGATGGATTAAGGATCGCACCTACACTCACAGCGATGGTGTGGTGCACACGGTGTATCACTGGATGCTGCCGTATCACACCAGTGAAGGCGTGGTGATGGGCATCATTGCCGGCTGGATCAACATCAGCGACCGCCAGCGTCTGATGGATCAACTGCAGAGCGCCAAGAAAAGCGCCGACGACGCCAACCGGGCGAAAACCACCTTTCTGGCGACCATGAGCCATGAAATCCGCACGCCGATGAATGCCGTGATCGGCATGCTCGAGTTGGCGATGAAGAAGGCCGACCAAGGCGTGATGGACCGGTTCGCCATCGAAGTGGCCTCAGGCGCGGCCCGGGGGTTGCTGGATCTGATCGGCGACATTCTCGACATTGCCCGTATCGAATCCGGCCGCCTGTCCCTGACCCCGGAACGGGCCAGCCTGCGTGAGCTGGTCGAGTCGGTGGTGCGCATGTTCGAAGGGGTGGCGCGGCAGAAGGGGGTGCGGCTGTTGCTGGATTTCGACCTCAAGGCCTGTCGCGATGTCCTGATCGATCCCCTGCGTTTCAAACAGATTCTGTCCAACCTTCTGAGCAACGCGATCAAGTTCACCGACGAAGGCGAAGTGCGTTTGAGCGTTCAGACTGTACTCGGCGTGTGCGGCGAGCGTCTGGCGATTCATGTCCAGGTGAAGGATTCCGGCATCGGCATTTCGGCCGAAGATCAGGCGCTGTTGTTCAACCCGTTCGGCCAGGCCCGCAATAATCATCAGTCGGCGCGGGGTGGTTCGGGGTTGGGGCTGGTCATCAGCCGTACCTTGTGCGAAATGATGGACGGGCACTTGCACCTGACCAGCGTGCCGGGCAAGGGCACACAGATCGATATCCGCCTCGATCTTCTGATCCTGCAACCTGTGCCCGCTGCCGAGTCGCCTGCGGCCGTGCTCACGGATCAGGCGAGTGTGTTGAACATTTTGGTGATCGACGATTACCCGGCCAACCGATTGCTGCTCTCTCAGCAATTGTCTTACCTCGGTCACAGCGTCAGCGACGCCGAGGACGGCGCCCATGGCCTGCGCGCCTGGCGCAACGGCCATTTCGATGTGGTGATCACTGACTGCAACATGCCGGTCATGAACGGTTATGAATTGACACGGGCCATCCGTGACGAAGAAAAGTCCTCGGGGGCCGAGCCTTGCTTGATCCTCGGTCTGACCGCCAATGCTCAGCCAGAGGAAAAAGACCGCTGTCTGGCAGAGGGGATGGATGACTGCCTCTTCAAACCGATCAGCCTGGGTGACCTGAGTGCCCGGCTTGCCTCGGTGCAGTCCGGGGCGGAGCCATCTACGGATGGCGCCCCGAGCCCTGTTTTCGAGGGCGACATCAATCTGAGCAGCCTGCAGCAACTGACCCATGGCGATCACAACGCGATCAGGAAATTGCTGGGGGATCTGGCCAGCAGTAATGAAGAGGATATGTTGCGGCTCATCAAGCTGTTCGGCGAGCATGACTTGTCGGGGCTTTCCAGTCTGGCCCATCGGGTCAAGGGCGGGGCGCGGCTCATCAAGGCAGGCAGTCTGATCCTGTGCTGCGAGCAGTTGGAAACCGTCTGTATGGGGGCTGACTCTGCCGCCCTGACAGAAGCGGTGGATGCGTTGCAACAAGCGATGGAGCAATTGGCGCATACGTTGGAGCGGCACATGGCTGATCCAGACGCTGTCGAGAGAGGGGCCGGCGTCGCCGTCGATTAG
- a CDS encoding response regulator transcription factor, translating to MHKALIVDDHPFIRATVKVLLEREQFEVVGEADNGADAVQMARKYQPELILLDIAMPSLDGLEVINRISALKLSSKILVLTSQSAAFYAMRCMKAGAAGYISKTDELSELSKAIKALMAGYTFFPNLAGNSVRRSDIDSTELEMIRGLSDRELVILQQLARGLSNKEIGDAMLLSNKTVSTYKTRLIEKLNVKSVVYLADFAKRNNLI from the coding sequence ATGCATAAAGCGTTGATTGTAGACGATCATCCCTTCATTCGGGCGACGGTGAAAGTGTTGCTTGAGCGTGAGCAATTCGAAGTCGTTGGCGAGGCTGACAATGGTGCCGATGCCGTGCAAATGGCTCGCAAGTATCAGCCGGAACTGATTCTGCTGGACATCGCCATGCCCAGCCTCGACGGACTGGAAGTCATCAACCGGATAAGTGCGCTGAAACTGTCGAGCAAGATCCTGGTGTTGACCTCTCAGTCTGCAGCGTTCTATGCCATGCGCTGCATGAAGGCGGGCGCTGCCGGTTATATCTCGAAAACCGATGAATTGAGCGAGCTGAGCAAAGCGATCAAGGCGCTGATGGCCGGCTATACCTTTTTCCCCAACCTTGCAGGAAACTCTGTACGTCGCAGCGACATAGACTCCACCGAGCTGGAGATGATTCGCGGCCTGTCCGATCGAGAACTGGTCATCTTGCAGCAACTTGCCAGGGGCCTGAGCAACAAGGAAATCGGTGATGCCATGTTGTTGAGCAACAAGACCGTCAGCACTTATAAAACCCGCCTCATTGAAAAGCTCAATGTGAAGTCGGTGGTGTATCTGGCTGACTTTGCCAAGCGCAATAACCTGATCTAG
- a CDS encoding EAL domain-containing response regulator, with protein sequence MLANLYLSDANAAPLKAFLHKGIALFESKSRCKNDLGRSKVFLWLFKLALGKFPTSCWDKSFASNEMELPEFSPQVIGRVTGEMCSPSVLVLAEQSFQRGALVTALQHLGVEDILQADDSERALTQIYRAGGVDIVLCDLSNTTVNCLDFLTQVGENGMARAVVLCSELKPELRRAVEQMTCLSGLQMLGVMSKPTQLYRLQEILSRYSRRRPAPDVESAPHSRLPSEEDVRRGLAQGEFRAWFQPKFDLKTSAVAGAEALVRWQHPVRGLLLPRDFLAAVLAYDLIDEMLKQLLEQGMTLLNALRRSGLGLELAFNLHASQLARNDLIEHIEQLLKRHGFPGWTLLFEVAENGLLDVPRTTRENLQRLRMMGCGLSIDDFGMGFSSLTLLCQLPFNQLKLDGQLVRSIEDPRTHAMVTSTVALARALNMSLVIEGVGSRVIRDGLVAMGCSFGQGFYLARPMEAQRFLRWLQESDSPT encoded by the coding sequence ATGCTGGCAAACCTTTACCTTTCGGATGCGAATGCGGCGCCGCTAAAGGCGTTTTTACATAAAGGCATCGCTTTATTTGAATCAAAATCCCGATGTAAGAACGACCTCGGTCGGTCGAAAGTGTTCTTATGGCTATTCAAGCTAGCGCTTGGGAAATTTCCTACAAGTTGCTGGGATAAATCCTTCGCTTCTAATGAAATGGAATTGCCAGAATTTTCCCCTCAAGTCATTGGCAGAGTAACTGGCGAGATGTGCTCCCCTAGCGTCCTGGTTTTAGCAGAACAATCGTTTCAGCGTGGCGCGTTAGTTACGGCTCTCCAGCATCTGGGTGTCGAGGATATTTTGCAGGCGGATGACAGCGAGCGGGCCCTGACGCAAATATACCGGGCGGGAGGCGTTGACATTGTGCTTTGTGACCTGAGCAATACGACCGTCAACTGTCTGGACTTTCTGACTCAGGTCGGAGAGAACGGCATGGCGCGTGCGGTTGTACTGTGCAGCGAGCTGAAGCCGGAATTGCGCCGTGCAGTCGAACAGATGACCTGTCTTTCGGGGTTGCAGATGCTCGGCGTCATGAGCAAACCCACGCAGCTGTATAGGTTGCAGGAAATCCTCAGTCGCTATTCTCGCCGGCGGCCGGCACCGGACGTCGAGTCGGCGCCTCACTCCAGGCTCCCGAGCGAGGAGGACGTGCGGCGGGGACTGGCCCAGGGGGAGTTCAGGGCCTGGTTCCAACCCAAATTCGATTTGAAAACTTCCGCGGTGGCCGGGGCCGAGGCACTGGTGCGTTGGCAGCACCCGGTCAGAGGCCTGTTGTTGCCCAGGGACTTTCTGGCGGCCGTGCTGGCCTATGACCTGATCGACGAAATGCTCAAGCAGCTGCTGGAGCAAGGGATGACTTTGCTGAATGCCTTGCGCCGATCCGGTCTGGGCCTGGAGTTGGCGTTCAACCTTCACGCCTCGCAATTGGCCCGCAATGACCTGATCGAGCACATCGAGCAGCTGTTGAAGCGCCACGGTTTCCCAGGATGGACGTTGTTGTTCGAAGTGGCTGAAAACGGCTTGCTGGATGTTCCTCGCACGACGCGGGAAAACCTCCAACGCTTGCGCATGATGGGGTGCGGCCTGTCGATCGATGATTTCGGCATGGGCTTTTCATCGTTGACGTTGCTCTGCCAACTGCCGTTCAACCAGCTCAAGCTCGACGGCCAGCTTGTCCGCTCCATCGAGGATCCGCGGACTCATGCGATGGTCACCAGCACTGTGGCACTGGCCCGCGCGCTGAACATGAGCCTGGTGATCGAAGGCGTCGGCAGCCGCGTTATCCGCGACGGGCTGGTGGCGATGGGGTGTTCATTTGGCCAGGGCTTCTACCTGGCGCGTCCGATGGAGGCCCAGCGGTTCTTGCGGTGGTTGCAGGAGTCTGATTCACCCACTTGA
- a CDS encoding helix-turn-helix transcriptional regulator yields the protein MALNQILSLQEVVNWNMVLASLFDRQLENGLPGLLSDAMKQFIEHDTFILKAYDHGSDLPIIISHDIPAHRHYQYFEIYLASAYKDDPLLDKLRYDGTGSVIQINASTCSLKNSAYYRTYYEDLHLNDEIDILLPVAPRQSLVLSIGRRGGVAHEDELATLSSVYPLIECLLKNFWKQRSVKQDAHLMPHSIETRLARFGEELLTVREREITRWMLQGKCTKEIARLLEISAQTVKVHRRNIYAKLGVNTELQLCSRFAATVLPSPYEGNSRHVAQWSER from the coding sequence ATGGCACTCAATCAGATATTGTCGCTCCAGGAAGTTGTGAACTGGAATATGGTCCTTGCAAGTCTGTTTGACAGACAATTGGAGAATGGCCTTCCGGGATTGCTTTCCGATGCGATGAAACAATTTATCGAACACGATACTTTCATCCTCAAGGCGTATGACCATGGCAGCGATTTGCCGATAATCATTTCTCATGACATCCCAGCGCATCGGCATTATCAGTATTTCGAAATTTACCTCGCATCGGCATACAAAGACGACCCGCTGCTGGATAAGCTTCGATATGACGGCACGGGTAGCGTGATTCAAATCAATGCAAGTACTTGCTCGCTGAAAAACTCTGCGTACTACCGAACCTACTATGAGGATCTACACCTCAATGACGAGATAGATATCTTGTTGCCAGTGGCGCCCCGCCAATCCCTGGTGCTATCGATTGGCCGACGTGGCGGTGTTGCCCATGAAGACGAACTGGCAACCTTGAGCAGCGTATATCCGCTGATCGAGTGTTTGCTGAAAAATTTCTGGAAGCAGCGATCGGTAAAGCAAGACGCGCATCTTATGCCACATTCCATCGAAACACGTCTGGCCAGATTCGGTGAGGAGCTGCTGACCGTGCGGGAGCGGGAAATCACTCGATGGATGTTACAAGGCAAGTGCACCAAAGAAATTGCTCGCCTGCTGGAGATCAGTGCACAGACCGTCAAGGTCCATCGTAGAAATATTTATGCCAAGCTGGGAGTCAATACTGAACTGCAACTGTGCAGCCGATTTGCCGCGACGGTACTTCCTTCCCCTTACGAGGGAAACTCCAGACATGTTGCTCAATGGAGCGAGCGCTGA
- a CDS encoding alginate export family protein — translation MGNSNRLWPSFFKNISGVTLTAIAATQLPVAKAEYNFTYGDLSGSTSVLVGGAALSTKGVNFGLGQIDYRNGENHGDRADWFETFLKPKLELKYDLNDSVKFFSGLSFITTHTSGDGDAGGYTRGGDGRTSWEDLYLGAQYKDLSISAGRQSYVIGNGFIVADGHLGMLDEGTYWGDPRRAFEDTIILRYAGKSAFSAEAFTVTTDKHMGHQKLSGINMDYNSTYGKLGAAYIHVSDTDSNFQRTAPKNGMNVYDFRLMSMKLPGIDDLTLDAEYAVQRGSGEGVEFKGNAWYAQAAYTFSALPATPQITYRYAAFSGDDDATDGKRESWDPLAKGYMERGAWVIGDITGNYLLNNSNEVVGMWKAAFPITPEVTLGAAYYDFDLDKRNYYGTAVSSKEFADEAAIFADLTLTKNAYITLSYNLVKPKTAAKEVFGDKDFSAFQVYATYLF, via the coding sequence ATGGGGAACAGCAACAGGCTGTGGCCAAGTTTTTTCAAAAATATTAGTGGCGTCACACTTACCGCTATAGCAGCAACACAACTTCCAGTAGCGAAAGCCGAATACAACTTTACTTACGGCGACCTGAGTGGCAGCACCAGCGTGTTGGTAGGCGGAGCGGCACTCTCAACAAAAGGAGTTAACTTTGGTCTTGGCCAGATTGATTACCGTAACGGAGAGAATCACGGAGATCGTGCAGACTGGTTCGAAACATTCCTAAAACCAAAACTTGAACTTAAATACGACCTGAATGATTCCGTGAAATTTTTCTCGGGTCTATCATTCATCACAACCCACACCAGTGGCGACGGTGATGCCGGCGGATACACGCGTGGGGGAGATGGCAGGACCAGTTGGGAAGATCTTTATTTAGGCGCCCAATACAAAGATCTGAGTATAAGTGCAGGCCGTCAAAGCTACGTGATCGGCAACGGTTTCATCGTCGCGGATGGGCATCTAGGGATGCTCGACGAAGGAACGTACTGGGGAGATCCGCGCCGAGCGTTTGAAGACACCATCATCCTTCGTTATGCGGGCAAATCAGCTTTCTCAGCAGAAGCATTTACCGTTACGACCGATAAGCACATGGGTCATCAAAAGCTGTCGGGCATCAACATGGATTACAACTCCACCTACGGCAAGCTGGGTGCAGCGTACATCCATGTGAGCGATACCGACTCAAATTTCCAGCGCACAGCCCCGAAGAACGGAATGAACGTCTACGACTTCAGACTTATGTCAATGAAGTTGCCAGGCATTGATGATCTGACTCTCGACGCTGAATATGCAGTCCAACGTGGAAGCGGTGAAGGCGTCGAGTTCAAAGGGAACGCTTGGTATGCCCAGGCTGCATACACGTTCTCTGCTTTGCCCGCGACACCACAGATCACTTACCGCTATGCGGCATTTTCTGGAGACGACGACGCTACCGACGGAAAGCGAGAAAGCTGGGACCCTCTGGCCAAAGGCTACATGGAGCGTGGCGCTTGGGTAATCGGTGACATCACTGGCAACTACTTGCTAAACAACAGCAACGAAGTGGTTGGAATGTGGAAGGCAGCATTCCCTATAACGCCCGAGGTGACCCTGGGTGCCGCGTATTACGACTTCGACCTGGACAAAAGAAATTATTACGGCACGGCTGTAAGCAGCAAAGAGTTTGCAGATGAAGCCGCTATTTTCGCTGACCTCACCCTTACAAAGAACGCCTACATCACTCTCTCGTACAATCTGGTAAAGCCGAAGACGGCGGCCAAAGAAGTGTTTGGAGATAAGGATTTCTCTGCCTTTCAAGTCTACGCCACCTACCTCTTCTGA
- a CDS encoding class II histone deacetylase, translating into MWHSTGCHAGIYKPGLTIQPGTPFEEAETKRRFKNLLDVSGITDDLFHIRPRALRRDELEMVHSAAYLDELEAMSKAGGGAFSANTPFGAGSYDIAALSAGGVIEAVDAVMRGDVKNAYALVRPPGHHAVADAAMGFCLFANGSLAAKHAIEKHGLERVAIVDWDVHHGNGAQDIFWESSKVLTISIHQKGNYPSDSGCAEERGLGAGAGYNLNIPMLPGSGHGAYLGAMDTLIVPALREFDPQLIIVSCGFDAGAYDPLGRMLLHSDSFRDLTQRVMEAADISCKGKLVMCHEGGYEQNTVPYMGLVVIETLSGIKTGISDPNLDDMKGLFGQETQSYQREHLMEIRKLLQCPAETARRS; encoded by the coding sequence ATGTGGCATTCGACGGGGTGCCATGCCGGAATCTACAAACCAGGGTTGACGATCCAGCCTGGTACTCCATTCGAAGAAGCGGAGACGAAACGACGCTTCAAAAATCTTTTGGATGTCAGTGGCATAACAGACGATTTGTTTCACATTCGCCCCCGAGCGTTACGACGAGATGAACTCGAAATGGTTCATTCGGCTGCCTACCTGGATGAACTTGAGGCAATGTCAAAGGCCGGAGGTGGAGCCTTCAGCGCTAACACGCCCTTTGGTGCAGGTAGCTATGACATAGCGGCACTGTCCGCAGGCGGCGTCATTGAGGCCGTAGATGCAGTGATGCGTGGGGATGTGAAAAACGCCTACGCCCTGGTTCGCCCACCAGGGCACCATGCTGTTGCCGATGCAGCGATGGGCTTCTGCCTTTTCGCAAACGGATCTCTTGCCGCTAAACATGCAATCGAAAAGCATGGCCTGGAACGCGTCGCCATCGTGGATTGGGATGTCCACCACGGTAATGGCGCGCAAGACATCTTCTGGGAATCGTCCAAGGTACTGACGATCTCCATTCACCAAAAGGGAAATTACCCCAGTGACAGTGGGTGTGCCGAGGAGCGCGGCCTTGGCGCAGGAGCTGGCTACAACCTGAATATCCCCATGCTTCCAGGTTCCGGTCACGGAGCTTATCTGGGAGCGATGGACACACTCATCGTGCCGGCGCTCAGGGAATTCGACCCACAGCTGATCATCGTCTCCTGCGGCTTCGATGCCGGAGCTTACGACCCCTTGGGTCGAATGTTGCTGCATAGCGATAGCTTCCGAGACTTGACACAAAGAGTGATGGAGGCCGCGGATATTTCATGCAAAGGAAAGTTGGTGATGTGCCACGAGGGTGGCTATGAACAGAACACTGTTCCCTACATGGGGCTTGTAGTTATCGAAACCTTGAGCGGCATCAAAACCGGCATTTCAGACCCCAACCTCGATGACATGAAGGGGCTTTTCGGCCAGGAGACACAGAGCTACCAGCGCGAACATCTCATGGAGATAAGGAAGCTACTGCAATGTCCTGCCGAAACAGCACGCCGTAGCTAA
- a CDS encoding sodium:solute symporter family protein, with protein sequence MQMLIGYGGVLIFFLIIIYALEKSHKTDGSGSFSEYATGGRSFGSFYSTMAFVNTWLPGTIFISFAGFAASSGIIGFYYVPYSLLAVVLMFLLAKPVHMWGKAFDLRTQADLLGLRYNSKTVRVVAAAIGIIASFPWIVLGMQSLTLVFTHLSFGAVSATTAVFIGIGLIVARQIWTIRFGARGVIVSDMIQGIAAYLIGTLIALGLLVWLTTNGHGFGQSSSSMFTIPGPGSELGPLYLFSLIVTGALGGWCWPDIFVRLFASRSTRTIQKSAVQVAPILLIFGTSITLLALSASTLPGVQESPDAVWFIAAEVGGVLVVTLAGICVVAATMGNVGANLQALGAQTANDIVGVLQERRIENHRIGQLTVAILTILAAVFAVSTTKSSHLITLAMTSYQGIVQLAPTIFLGIFWKRGTAAAAVCSMISGFVCAGVLQWYFPTSLPQLEGLTSGVVALAVNFVVYVTITLLFPANAAERQRVNELYLFIDAPQTKSTAKSSLAIS encoded by the coding sequence ATGCAGATGCTCATTGGCTACGGCGGGGTATTAATTTTCTTCCTGATCATTATTTATGCTCTGGAAAAGAGCCACAAAACCGATGGATCGGGCAGTTTCAGCGAATACGCAACGGGTGGACGTTCCTTCGGTAGCTTCTACTCAACCATGGCGTTCGTGAACACCTGGCTTCCGGGGACAATTTTCATCTCTTTCGCGGGTTTCGCGGCATCCTCGGGAATCATCGGATTCTACTACGTCCCCTACTCGCTTCTCGCGGTAGTGCTCATGTTCCTCCTGGCCAAGCCAGTACACATGTGGGGCAAAGCGTTTGACCTTCGCACGCAAGCCGACCTTCTCGGCCTGCGCTACAACTCAAAGACCGTGCGGGTGGTCGCCGCGGCGATAGGCATCATCGCGTCCTTCCCGTGGATCGTGCTGGGCATGCAATCTCTGACACTTGTTTTCACGCACTTATCGTTCGGTGCTGTAAGTGCTACCACTGCAGTCTTCATCGGTATCGGCCTGATTGTCGCTCGTCAAATCTGGACCATCCGCTTCGGCGCCCGGGGCGTCATCGTCAGCGACATGATCCAAGGAATCGCAGCCTACCTGATCGGGACACTTATCGCGCTTGGTCTGCTGGTCTGGCTGACCACCAATGGACATGGATTCGGGCAATCCAGTTCCAGCATGTTCACCATTCCAGGCCCTGGTAGCGAGCTCGGGCCTCTGTACCTGTTCTCCTTGATCGTCACTGGCGCTTTGGGTGGATGGTGCTGGCCGGACATCTTCGTCAGGCTCTTTGCTTCTCGTAGCACCAGGACAATCCAGAAGTCAGCAGTTCAGGTCGCACCCATTCTGCTTATATTCGGCACCTCGATCACTCTGCTGGCCTTGAGCGCCTCGACGCTTCCCGGGGTTCAAGAGTCTCCGGACGCCGTATGGTTCATCGCAGCTGAAGTCGGTGGGGTGCTCGTGGTGACTCTGGCCGGCATCTGCGTGGTAGCAGCAACCATGGGTAACGTCGGCGCAAATCTGCAAGCACTCGGCGCACAGACCGCGAATGACATCGTTGGGGTCCTGCAAGAGCGTCGGATTGAGAACCACCGCATTGGACAATTGACCGTAGCAATACTGACCATCCTTGCAGCAGTCTTCGCGGTATCAACCACTAAATCCAGTCACCTGATCACTCTTGCAATGACCTCATACCAGGGCATAGTCCAACTGGCTCCAACCATTTTCCTCGGGATCTTCTGGAAACGTGGAACTGCTGCAGCCGCGGTCTGCTCGATGATCAGCGGATTCGTGTGTGCCGGGGTTCTACAGTGGTACTTTCCGACCTCCCTGCCTCAACTGGAGGGTTTGACCTCGGGAGTGGTTGCTTTAGCTGTGAACTTCGTGGTGTACGTAACCATCACCCTGCTCTTCCCCGCCAATGCTGCAGAGCGCCAGAGGGTGAATGAGCTCTACCTCTTCATTGACGCCCCTCAGACGAAAAGCACCGCCAAGAGCAGCCTGGCTATTTCGTAA